From Gemmatimonadaceae bacterium, the proteins below share one genomic window:
- the rlmN gene encoding 23S rRNA (adenine(2503)-C(2))-methyltransferase RlmN, with product MLNLLDLAPTEAERLLREFAEKQGEKAYRGSQVLPHLWQKPVASFAEMTDLPAAFRTLLAEHFALPRLELLTQQQSVDGTRKFLFKLHDGQSVETVAIPDGDRMTFCISSQVGCALQCAFCATGAMGFARNLAVHEIALQVRELALLDPPVRATNIVFMGMGEPLMNWKAVEHVLTILNDPKGFGIGARHITVSTVGVLPGIVALGKRKEQFRLALSIHAPSDDLRATLMPVNTKYPLADVIRAAAEFQRRVTFEYVMLGGVNDRPEHADQLARLAKDCGAFVNLIPLHPGGAMGFSPTSPEAIAKFARRIRGHGVEVAIRKSRGMDIAAACGQLRVERLRRRPPAAVEQDREIEIA from the coding sequence ATGCTGAACCTGCTCGACTTGGCCCCGACGGAGGCCGAACGCCTCCTCCGCGAGTTCGCCGAAAAGCAGGGCGAGAAAGCCTATCGCGGCAGCCAGGTGCTGCCCCATCTCTGGCAGAAGCCGGTCGCGTCCTTCGCCGAGATGACGGACCTGCCCGCGGCGTTTCGGACGCTGCTCGCCGAGCACTTTGCCCTGCCTCGACTCGAACTGCTCACACAGCAGCAGTCGGTGGACGGCACGCGGAAGTTCCTGTTCAAGCTCCACGACGGCCAGAGCGTGGAGACGGTGGCCATCCCCGATGGCGATCGGATGACCTTCTGCATCTCGTCGCAGGTGGGCTGCGCGCTCCAGTGCGCCTTCTGTGCCACGGGGGCGATGGGCTTCGCGCGCAACCTCGCCGTGCACGAGATCGCGCTGCAAGTCCGCGAGTTGGCGCTGCTCGACCCGCCCGTGCGCGCCACGAACATCGTGTTCATGGGGATGGGCGAGCCGCTGATGAACTGGAAGGCGGTCGAGCACGTGCTCACGATCCTCAACGACCCCAAGGGTTTCGGGATCGGTGCGCGGCACATCACGGTCTCGACGGTTGGCGTGCTGCCGGGCATCGTGGCCTTGGGCAAGCGCAAGGAGCAATTCCGACTCGCGCTCTCGATCCACGCGCCGTCGGACGACTTGCGCGCGACCCTGATGCCGGTGAACACGAAGTACCCGCTCGCCGATGTCATTCGCGCGGCGGCGGAGTTCCAGCGCCGCGTGACCTTCGAGTACGTGATGCTCGGCGGCGTGAACGACCGGCCCGAGCACGCGGATCAACTCGCGCGCCTGGCGAAGGATTGCGGCGCCTTCGTGAACCTGATCCCGCTGCATCCCGGCGGCGCGATGGGCTTCTCGCCGACATCGCCCGAGGCCATCGCGAAGTTTGCGCGGCGCATTCGTGGGCACGGCGTAGAAGTCGCCATCCGTAAGAGCCGCGGGATGGACATCGCGGCGGCCTGCGGGCAGCTACGGGTGGAACGACTCCGCCGGCGGCCGCCAGCTGCCGTGGAGCAGGATCGTGAGATCGAGATAGCGTGA
- a CDS encoding LytR C-terminal domain-containing protein, whose amino-acid sequence MRVRGRWILIALLLLLGAGWWTYRSFGADADQGTRELAQRVERVVPADVRIKVEVLNASAVRGLARQATFFLRDAGFDVVGNGNSSERPDSTVVLVRSGRMDWGELAAKALGGARVEARPDSSRYLDLTILLHGSWRPPAESFHP is encoded by the coding sequence ATGCGCGTGCGTGGGCGCTGGATCCTGATCGCGTTGCTGCTGCTCCTCGGCGCTGGGTGGTGGACCTACCGCAGCTTCGGCGCCGACGCGGACCAGGGGACGCGTGAGCTGGCACAGCGCGTGGAACGCGTGGTGCCCGCCGATGTGCGCATCAAAGTCGAGGTGTTGAACGCGTCGGCCGTGCGGGGACTCGCGCGCCAGGCCACGTTCTTCCTGCGCGATGCCGGCTTCGACGTCGTTGGCAACGGCAACAGCAGCGAGCGGCCGGACTCGACGGTCGTGCTGGTGCGCAGCGGTCGGATGGACTGGGGCGAGCTGGCGGCGAAGGCCTTGGGCGGGGCGCGCGTCGAGGCACGCCCCGATAGCTCACGCTATCTCGATCTCACGATCCTGCTCCACGGCAGCTGGCGGCCGCCGGCGGAGTCGTTCCACCCGTAG
- a CDS encoding HEAT repeat domain-containing protein, whose amino-acid sequence MTGPDTTDTIEAPPCPPAVVEDMFRVFDKAVKARQLYMPNNPTYQKALANAKAAIEPLWDQMGSLVLQVTDTQLKWYGKVVNEHPEKSGDSLPWLLFKDGLRELALFPGFEDEELERFLALIPRVRHAQPHEDDLLTILWEQDFQCLKYRYVEINDPAAPLESMEATPGRWPAPEGKAHEPTTEAIDEAKDVQDGAESGEEQPKRPGVISMEDFDASLYFLDPNEIEYLRTETEREYALDLRRLTLQALLDIFELQVDPLVRGEVVGDIEVLVLHMLTAQQYSTVAYLLKEVEGTLQRAREVRAEERERLGKLADRLSNPDVLGQMLQALEESSQLPNKDDLAQLFGQLKPAALGTLLDQIDRTQNSGLRPLLETSAERLAQSNTGELVRLVKDAKTSVAREAIRRAGAMKTAAAVPALGEVLGSGVERPVRSAAVTALNDIGTPGAMSALETALSDDDRDIRLATVRALMARTHRPALQKVQALVTGAHAKDIDRTERIALFELYGSICGDAGVKILDPILNAKSGLFGRKEDPELRACAAVALGKINTDASRAALQKSAAEKDVIVRNAVSRALRGGGAS is encoded by the coding sequence ATGACCGGGCCCGACACCACCGACACTATCGAAGCCCCGCCGTGTCCGCCGGCCGTGGTCGAGGACATGTTCCGCGTCTTCGACAAGGCAGTGAAGGCGCGGCAGCTCTACATGCCGAACAATCCCACCTACCAGAAGGCGTTGGCGAACGCGAAGGCCGCCATCGAGCCGCTGTGGGATCAGATGGGCAGCTTGGTCCTGCAGGTGACGGACACGCAGCTCAAGTGGTACGGCAAGGTCGTCAACGAGCATCCCGAGAAGAGCGGCGATTCGTTGCCGTGGCTGCTCTTTAAGGACGGCTTGCGCGAGCTCGCGCTGTTCCCGGGTTTTGAGGACGAGGAGCTGGAGCGCTTCCTCGCGCTCATCCCGCGCGTGCGCCACGCACAACCGCACGAGGACGACCTGCTCACCATCCTCTGGGAGCAGGATTTCCAGTGCCTGAAGTACCGCTACGTCGAGATCAACGACCCGGCGGCACCGTTGGAGTCGATGGAGGCCACGCCCGGCCGCTGGCCCGCACCCGAGGGCAAGGCGCACGAGCCGACCACCGAGGCGATCGACGAGGCCAAGGACGTGCAGGACGGCGCCGAGTCCGGTGAGGAGCAGCCCAAGCGTCCAGGCGTCATCTCGATGGAGGACTTCGACGCCTCGCTGTACTTCCTCGACCCCAACGAGATCGAGTACCTGCGCACGGAAACGGAGCGCGAGTATGCACTGGACCTGCGGCGCCTCACGCTGCAGGCGCTGCTGGACATCTTCGAGCTGCAGGTCGACCCGCTGGTGCGCGGGGAGGTGGTGGGGGACATCGAGGTCCTCGTGCTGCATATGCTCACCGCCCAGCAGTACTCGACCGTTGCCTACCTGCTGAAGGAAGTCGAGGGCACGTTGCAGCGCGCGCGCGAGGTGCGCGCCGAGGAGCGCGAGCGCCTCGGCAAGCTGGCCGACCGGCTCAGCAACCCCGATGTGCTCGGCCAGATGCTACAGGCGCTCGAGGAATCGTCGCAGCTGCCGAACAAGGACGACCTCGCGCAGCTCTTTGGGCAACTGAAGCCCGCCGCGCTCGGGACGCTGCTCGACCAGATCGACCGTACCCAGAACTCGGGCTTGCGGCCGCTGCTGGAGACGTCGGCTGAACGCCTGGCGCAATCGAACACCGGTGAGCTGGTCCGTCTCGTGAAGGACGCCAAGACCTCGGTGGCGCGCGAGGCCATCCGCCGCGCGGGTGCGATGAAGACGGCCGCCGCGGTGCCGGCCCTCGGCGAGGTCCTCGGCAGCGGCGTGGAGCGCCCCGTGCGTTCGGCGGCGGTGACGGCGCTCAACGACATCGGCACACCGGGTGCGATGAGCGCCCTCGAGACCGCACTCAGCGACGACGACCGAGATATCCGGTTGGCGACCGTGCGCGCCCTGATGGCGCGCACGCATCGGCCGGCGCTGCAGAAAGTGCAGGCCCTCGTGACCGGCGCGCACGCGAAGGACATCGACCGCACCGAACGCATCGCGCTGTTCGAGTTGTACGGGAGCATCTGCGGCGACGCGGGCGTGAAGATCCTCGATCCGATCCTCAACGCGAAGTCGGGCCTCTTCGGGCGCAAGGAAGACCCGGAGCTGCGTGCCTGCGCCGCGGTCGCGCTCGGCAAGATCAACACCGATGCGTCGCGCGCTGCGCTGCAGAAGTCTGCCGCCGAGAAGGATGTCATCGTGCGCAACGCGGTGAGCCGCGCGTTGCGGGGCGGGGGTGCCTCGTGA
- a CDS encoding HD-GYP domain-containing protein, protein MTDPRDGTPSGEGRPSLISRNTQAVQAAGLGEGTVRRIGRTWVTAVYVALRNLKMYPLENAVVQKGLEDLTKLSAELIDGDGECEFRLAGEFLFLNATRMKLDLDNFTSFSFLLQRCRESGVGLIRFASRPSVRDWTVLLSFMVKPVGKGGAERFANLQQRLLDTGITVFDLAAPTDSEDDPEDDIEAKERAKRTYQQSVVTTKEVINSVRMGQSPNVKKIKRVVQGIVDQILNDETSLVGLTTIRDYDDYTFTHCVNVAIFSIALARRLGLSRLQLYDVGLSALFHDIGKSRVPIDVIRKPDSLEEEEWRLVMAHPWLGVLALFQVRDHSEFPYRAMLVAYQHHMKRDLTGYPRSLRMAEMTFYSKIVAVADGFDAATSRRVYTTKPLSPAEVLQEMRDNPRRGMDPVVVKAFVALLGVYPVGTLVVLDSFELAIVEKVNPIPEMLSRPIVRIISDALGNVQHPGEEFDLAQQDEAGAFLKSIIKTADPERYGIRVGDYFL, encoded by the coding sequence GTGACCGATCCGCGCGACGGCACACCCTCCGGCGAGGGGCGCCCCAGCCTCATCTCGCGCAACACGCAGGCCGTGCAGGCCGCGGGCTTGGGCGAGGGCACGGTGCGGCGCATCGGGCGCACCTGGGTGACGGCCGTGTATGTCGCCCTCCGCAACCTCAAGATGTATCCCCTCGAGAATGCCGTCGTGCAGAAGGGCCTCGAGGACCTGACCAAGCTCTCGGCCGAGTTGATCGACGGTGACGGCGAGTGCGAGTTCCGCCTGGCGGGCGAGTTCCTGTTCCTGAACGCCACGCGGATGAAGCTGGACCTCGACAACTTCACCAGCTTCAGCTTCCTGCTGCAGCGCTGCCGCGAATCGGGCGTTGGCTTGATCCGGTTCGCGAGCCGGCCGAGCGTCCGTGACTGGACGGTGCTGCTGTCCTTCATGGTCAAGCCGGTGGGCAAGGGCGGTGCCGAGCGCTTCGCCAACCTGCAGCAGCGCCTACTCGATACGGGCATCACCGTGTTCGACCTCGCCGCGCCGACCGACAGCGAGGACGACCCCGAGGACGACATCGAGGCCAAGGAGCGCGCCAAGCGCACCTACCAGCAGTCGGTCGTCACGACCAAGGAAGTCATCAACTCGGTGCGGATGGGGCAGAGCCCCAACGTCAAGAAGATCAAGCGCGTGGTGCAGGGCATCGTCGACCAGATCCTCAACGATGAGACCTCGCTGGTCGGCCTCACGACCATCCGCGACTACGACGACTACACGTTCACGCACTGCGTGAACGTGGCCATCTTCTCGATCGCGCTGGCGCGGCGCCTCGGGCTCTCGCGCCTGCAACTCTACGATGTCGGCCTTTCGGCGCTCTTCCACGACATCGGCAAGTCGCGCGTGCCGATCGACGTGATCCGCAAGCCGGACTCGCTCGAGGAGGAAGAGTGGCGCCTCGTGATGGCGCATCCCTGGCTGGGTGTGCTCGCGCTGTTCCAGGTGCGCGACCACTCCGAGTTCCCGTATCGCGCGATGCTGGTGGCCTACCAGCATCACATGAAGCGTGACCTCACGGGCTATCCGCGCTCCCTGCGGATGGCGGAGATGACCTTCTACAGCAAGATCGTCGCGGTGGCCGACGGCTTCGACGCCGCCACCTCGCGCCGCGTCTACACGACAAAACCGCTGAGCCCGGCCGAGGTGTTGCAGGAGATGCGCGACAACCCGCGGCGCGGCATGGACCCGGTGGTGGTGAAGGCCTTCGTGGCGCTGCTCGGCGTCTATCCCGTTGGCACGCTGGTGGTGCTGGACTCCTTCGAGCTGGCCATCGTCGAGAAGGTGAACCCCATCCCGGAGATGCTGTCCCGGCCCATCGTGCGCATCATCAGCGACGCATTGGGCAACGTGCAGCACCCGGGCGAGGAGTTCGACCTGGCGCAGCAGGACGAGGCGGGTGCCTTCCTGAAGTCCATCATCAAGACGGCGGACCCGGAGCGCTACGGCATCCGCGTCGGCGACTACTTCCTCTGA
- a CDS encoding phosphoribosylanthranilate isomerase, whose product MTDIKFCGLTRPEDAALAAALGARFAGVIFAGGPRQLTPARAREVLAGLRGRDVMSVGVFGGQAAAAIAEMAADAGVDGVQLAGGVSRDHLIALRQSFSGPIWAVLHTDPATSRPAGNASEWYHYGCEAVVLDAAVPGKLGGTGMTLDWAALAPAVARLRGVGRVVLAGGLRPENVQQAVQLARPDVVDVSSGVESAPGIKDPERMRAFVAAVRAGEV is encoded by the coding sequence GTGACTGACATCAAGTTCTGCGGCCTGACGCGCCCGGAAGACGCCGCGCTCGCGGCCGCGCTCGGGGCGCGCTTCGCGGGTGTGATCTTCGCAGGCGGCCCGAGGCAGCTCACGCCAGCGCGTGCGCGGGAGGTGCTCGCCGGCCTTCGCGGCCGCGACGTGATGAGCGTCGGTGTCTTCGGTGGGCAAGCCGCCGCCGCGATTGCCGAGATGGCCGCCGACGCGGGGGTCGACGGCGTGCAATTGGCCGGTGGCGTCTCCCGTGACCACTTGATAGCATTGCGGCAGTCATTCTCCGGTCCGATTTGGGCGGTGCTGCACACGGATCCGGCGACGTCGCGCCCCGCTGGCAATGCGTCCGAGTGGTATCATTATGGATGCGAGGCCGTGGTGCTGGACGCCGCGGTGCCGGGGAAACTCGGCGGGACGGGAATGACGCTCGATTGGGCCGCGCTGGCTCCTGCCGTGGCTCGCTTGCGCGGTGTCGGTCGTGTGGTACTGGCCGGTGGGCTACGGCCGGAGAACGTGCAGCAGGCCGTGCAACTCGCGCGGCCGGATGTCGTCGATGTGTCGTCGGGCGTCGAGTCGGCGCCCGGCATCAAGGACCCTGAACGGATGCGCGCATTCGTCGCTGCCGTGCGCGCAGGCGAGGTGTGA
- a CDS encoding VanZ family protein: protein MPSDSSPAATPSVAARWTPPAVWVVLILIATSWPGISVGPDTLALDKVFHFTAYAVLAALLLRASSRPRLVTALAVWGIVAVFGAVDEWHQSFIPSRSMSFADWIADSSGALVGIIVARLIPPWPRRRTASS from the coding sequence ATGCCATCCGACAGTAGCCCTGCCGCGACCCCCTCGGTTGCGGCGCGTTGGACGCCCCCCGCCGTCTGGGTGGTCCTCATCCTGATCGCGACTTCGTGGCCCGGCATCTCCGTCGGCCCCGACACGCTCGCCCTCGACAAGGTCTTTCACTTCACGGCGTACGCTGTGCTGGCGGCGTTGCTGCTGCGGGCGTCATCCCGGCCGCGCCTCGTCACGGCGCTCGCCGTCTGGGGCATCGTCGCGGTCTTCGGGGCCGTGGACGAGTGGCATCAGTCGTTCATACCGAGCCGCTCGATGAGCTTTGCCGACTGGATCGCTGATTCCTCGGGCGCCCTCGTCGGCATCATTGTCGCCCGTCTCATCCCACCCTGGCCGCGTCGCCGCACCGCCTCCTCGTGA
- a CDS encoding PhoH family protein: protein MTDGTMAGDVVTTKLTTEGADLLTLAGVADANLAELQKLYPVRVTLRGESMTIQGAADAVEKAAAVAQRMIDHAKQRQPLDADDVLRFSMEGPAKDAGAPGRIVLPGVRKIIQPKSNGQADYMQAMLDNEIVVGIGPAGTGKTYLAVAAAVDALARKRVRRIVLARPAVEAGESLGFLPGDMQAKVDPYLRPLYDALDDLMPPERVARALETRVIEIAPLAYMRGRTLADAFVILDEAQNATNAQMKMFLTRLGLNSRAVITGDKTQIDLPKREESGLLQVERILQGIDGIAFHYFSDTDVVRHRLVRDIVRAYAADAGA from the coding sequence ATGACCGACGGCACGATGGCCGGCGATGTCGTCACCACCAAGCTGACGACCGAAGGCGCCGACTTGCTGACATTGGCCGGTGTGGCGGACGCGAACCTTGCCGAGCTGCAGAAGCTGTATCCCGTGCGCGTCACGCTGCGTGGCGAGTCGATGACGATCCAGGGCGCGGCGGACGCGGTGGAGAAGGCGGCCGCGGTGGCGCAGCGGATGATCGACCACGCCAAGCAGCGCCAGCCGCTCGACGCCGACGACGTGCTGCGCTTCTCCATGGAGGGGCCGGCGAAGGACGCCGGGGCGCCGGGCCGCATCGTGCTGCCGGGCGTGCGCAAGATCATCCAGCCCAAGAGCAACGGGCAGGCCGACTATATGCAGGCGATGCTCGACAACGAGATCGTCGTGGGTATCGGGCCGGCGGGCACGGGCAAGACGTACCTCGCCGTCGCCGCGGCCGTGGATGCGCTGGCCCGCAAGCGGGTGCGGCGCATCGTGCTCGCGCGACCGGCGGTCGAGGCCGGTGAGTCGCTCGGCTTTCTCCCGGGCGATATGCAGGCCAAGGTGGATCCGTACCTCCGTCCGCTCTACGACGCGCTCGACGACCTGATGCCCCCCGAGCGCGTGGCCCGGGCGCTCGAGACGCGCGTAATCGAGATCGCGCCGCTGGCGTACATGCGCGGTCGTACGCTGGCCGACGCCTTCGTCATCCTCGACGAGGCGCAGAACGCCACCAACGCGCAGATGAAGATGTTCCTCACGCGACTCGGCCTGAACTCGCGCGCGGTGATCACCGGCGACAAGACGCAGATCGACCTGCCAAAGCGAGAGGAGAGTGGCTTGCTGCAGGTGGAACGCATCCTGCAGGGCATCGACGGCATCGCCTTCCACTACTTCTCGGATACCGACGTGGTGCGCCACCGGCTGGTGCGGGACATCGTGCGCGCCTACGCCGCGGACGCCGGCGCCTGA
- the trpA gene encoding tryptophan synthase subunit alpha, producing the protein MLSERLAALRASDRRALVCYVTAGHPDPAATERLLRELPNAGCDVIELGVPFSDPLADGPIIQGSSQRALEQGVTLDTTLQMVAAAKPPAPVVLFSYLNPLMAAGPDVLSRAATAGVSGVLVTDLPVGADPEREAWLGSGPLEFVRLVAPTTPRARMAEIAKHGKGFVYLISRLGVTGLHQGVASSLPDVVARLREVCSLPICVGFGISTPEQARAVGEVADGVVVGSALVDALEKGGVDAALTLVRRLRTALDA; encoded by the coding sequence GTGCTCTCCGAACGTCTCGCGGCGCTCCGCGCGTCGGACCGTCGCGCGTTGGTGTGCTACGTGACCGCGGGGCATCCCGATCCCGCGGCCACGGAGCGTCTCCTGCGTGAGCTGCCCAATGCGGGCTGCGATGTGATTGAGCTCGGCGTGCCGTTCTCGGATCCGCTCGCGGACGGGCCCATCATCCAGGGCAGTTCGCAGCGCGCGCTGGAGCAAGGCGTGACGTTGGACACGACGCTGCAAATGGTGGCGGCGGCCAAGCCGCCGGCGCCCGTCGTGCTGTTCTCGTACCTGAATCCGCTGATGGCGGCGGGGCCCGACGTGCTGTCGCGCGCAGCGACGGCCGGGGTGTCCGGGGTGCTGGTCACCGACCTGCCGGTCGGCGCCGATCCGGAGCGCGAAGCCTGGCTTGGGTCGGGGCCGCTGGAGTTCGTGCGATTGGTGGCGCCGACCACGCCGCGCGCGCGGATGGCCGAGATCGCGAAGCACGGCAAGGGGTTCGTATACCTGATTAGCCGCCTTGGCGTGACAGGCCTGCACCAAGGTGTGGCGAGTTCGCTGCCCGATGTCGTCGCGCGCCTGCGCGAAGTGTGCTCGCTGCCGATCTGCGTGGGCTTCGGCATTTCGACGCCGGAACAGGCTCGGGCAGTCGGCGAGGTGGCGGATGGTGTCGTCGTGGGATCGGCGCTCGTGGATGCACTGGAGAAGGGCGGGGTGGACGCCGCACTGACGCTGGTGCGGAGACTGCGGACGGCGCTCGATGCCTGA
- the aspS gene encoding aspartate--tRNA ligase: protein MTFSPDPLSTSLRSTLGGSLRPEHEGQTVRLGGWVHKSRDLGGHVFIDLRDREGLVQLSFNLDWTPAAVLQAATQVGWESVVLIEGVVHLRPEGIRNPELPTGDIEVRATSLQVVGPAETPPIPVSFGKDAKLPAEDLRLRHRVHDLRRAELQHALKLRHQLMQATRRYLSDEGYLELETPILTKPTPEGARDFLVPSREHAGEFFALPQSPQIYKQLFMCAGFDRYFQVARCFRDEDLRADRQLEFTQIDIEASFVTREDIIAMAEGLMQALWIEAGHDIQGPFPRMTYAEAMERYGCDRPDLRYGLELRDYTEVFRASESGIIKGAIESGGRVRAIVVPGASGWSRKQVDELEAIAKKAGAGGLLRLKFANGVLEGPLAKFLPSDAAAQLGLVEGDLLLGVAGPDRVSSPALDRVRQECAERLGLADPNNRQFLWVVDFPMFAKDPETGELAAVHHPFTSPNAEDMAARPDAPETWRALAYDCVLNGTELGGGSIRTSDPAVQARMFELLGIPVRADQERRFGFLLEGLRAGAPPHGGIAFGFDRIAMILAGAESLRDVIAFPKTTAARALFENAPSPVPQQDLDELHIRLQEGR, encoded by the coding sequence GTGACCTTCTCGCCCGACCCTCTCTCCACGAGCCTGCGCAGCACGCTCGGCGGTTCCCTGCGGCCCGAACACGAAGGCCAGACCGTGCGGCTCGGCGGCTGGGTGCACAAGTCGCGCGACCTCGGCGGCCACGTGTTCATCGACCTGCGCGACCGCGAAGGGCTGGTGCAGCTCTCGTTCAACTTGGACTGGACGCCGGCCGCCGTGCTGCAGGCGGCGACGCAGGTGGGTTGGGAAAGCGTGGTCCTCATCGAGGGTGTGGTGCACCTGCGCCCCGAAGGCATCCGCAACCCGGAGCTGCCCACCGGAGACATCGAGGTGCGGGCGACGTCGCTGCAGGTGGTCGGGCCCGCAGAGACGCCGCCCATCCCGGTCTCCTTCGGCAAGGATGCCAAGCTGCCGGCCGAGGATCTGCGGCTGCGGCATCGCGTACACGACCTGCGTCGCGCCGAGTTGCAGCACGCACTCAAGCTGCGGCACCAACTGATGCAGGCCACGCGACGCTATCTGAGCGACGAAGGCTACCTCGAGCTTGAGACGCCGATCCTGACCAAGCCCACGCCGGAGGGTGCGCGCGACTTCCTCGTGCCCAGCCGCGAGCACGCGGGCGAGTTCTTCGCGCTGCCGCAGTCTCCGCAGATCTACAAGCAGCTGTTCATGTGCGCCGGCTTCGACCGTTACTTCCAGGTCGCCCGTTGCTTCCGCGACGAGGACCTGCGTGCCGATCGCCAACTCGAGTTCACGCAGATCGACATCGAGGCTTCCTTCGTCACGCGCGAGGACATCATCGCGATGGCCGAGGGCCTGATGCAGGCGCTGTGGATCGAGGCGGGGCACGACATCCAGGGCCCGTTCCCGCGGATGACCTACGCCGAGGCGATGGAACGCTACGGCTGCGACCGGCCGGACCTCCGCTACGGGCTCGAACTGCGGGACTACACCGAGGTGTTTCGCGCGAGCGAATCAGGGATCATTAAGGGCGCCATCGAGTCTGGCGGCCGCGTGCGCGCCATTGTCGTGCCGGGCGCCAGCGGCTGGAGCCGCAAGCAGGTGGACGAGCTCGAGGCCATCGCCAAGAAGGCCGGTGCTGGCGGACTGTTGCGGCTCAAGTTCGCGAACGGCGTGCTCGAGGGACCGCTGGCCAAGTTCCTGCCGTCGGACGCCGCTGCGCAACTCGGACTTGTCGAGGGCGATCTGCTGCTCGGCGTGGCCGGGCCGGATCGTGTCTCGAGCCCCGCGCTCGATCGCGTGCGGCAGGAGTGCGCCGAACGGCTCGGCCTCGCGGATCCCAACAACCGCCAGTTCCTGTGGGTCGTGGACTTCCCGATGTTCGCAAAGGATCCGGAGACCGGCGAGCTGGCGGCGGTGCACCATCCGTTCACGTCGCCCAACGCGGAGGACATGGCCGCGCGACCCGACGCGCCGGAGACCTGGCGCGCGCTGGCCTACGACTGCGTGCTCAACGGCACGGAGCTCGGCGGCGGGAGCATCCGCACGAGTGACCCGGCGGTGCAGGCGCGCATGTTCGAGCTGCTGGGCATTCCCGTCCGCGCGGACCAGGAGCGTCGCTTCGGCTTCCTGCTCGAGGGCCTGCGCGCCGGCGCGCCGCCGCACGGCGGCATCGCTTTCGGATTTGATCGCATCGCGATGATTCTCGCCGGCGCCGAATCGCTGCGCGACGTGATTGCGTTTCCCAAGACCACGGCGGCGCGCGCGCTGTTCGAGAACGCGCCGTCGCCGGTCCCCCAGCAAGACCTGGACGAACTGCACATTCGCCTGCAGGAGGGCAGATGA
- the trpB gene encoding tryptophan synthase subunit beta codes for MTGVVTDRFGAFGGRYVPETLVPALDALEQALAEAMADPTFERELTHLLETYVGRPSPLSEAPGLSARVGAAVWLKREDLNHTGAHKINSALAQALLAKRMGKRRIIAETGAGQHGVATATVCARLGLECVVYMGEEDMRRQALNVFRMRLMGATVVPVTAGTRTLKDATSEAIRDWVATCEDSHYIIGSVVGPAPYPRMVRDFQAIIGREARAQMLAQAGRLPSHVVACVGGGSNAMGIFHAFVDDASVQLIGVEAAGEGLGSGRHSASLTEGRPGVLHGTLSYLLQDENGQVHPAHSVSAGLDYPGVGPEHSYLRDAGRASYVSVTDAEALEGFRLLSRLEGVIPALETSHAVAWIDQQSGRLAPDDAVLLCVSGRGDKDVSTVAELLGESLRA; via the coding sequence ATGACGGGTGTGGTGACGGATCGGTTCGGTGCCTTTGGCGGACGCTACGTCCCCGAGACCCTCGTGCCGGCCCTCGATGCGTTGGAGCAGGCCCTCGCCGAGGCGATGGCTGATCCAACCTTCGAGCGTGAACTCACGCACCTGCTCGAGACCTACGTCGGGCGCCCGTCGCCGCTGAGCGAGGCCCCGGGCCTGTCTGCCCGCGTCGGTGCCGCGGTTTGGCTCAAGCGCGAGGACCTCAACCACACGGGTGCGCACAAGATCAATAGCGCCCTCGCCCAGGCGCTGCTGGCGAAGCGGATGGGTAAGCGCCGCATCATCGCCGAGACGGGGGCGGGGCAGCACGGCGTGGCTACGGCCACGGTCTGTGCGCGCCTGGGCCTCGAGTGCGTCGTGTACATGGGCGAGGAGGACATGCGTCGGCAGGCGCTGAATGTCTTCCGGATGCGCCTGATGGGGGCGACGGTCGTGCCCGTCACCGCCGGGACGCGCACGCTCAAGGACGCCACCAGCGAAGCGATCCGCGACTGGGTCGCCACCTGCGAGGACTCGCACTACATCATCGGGTCAGTGGTCGGGCCGGCACCGTACCCGCGGATGGTGCGCGACTTCCAGGCCATCATCGGACGTGAGGCGCGCGCGCAGATGCTTGCGCAGGCCGGGCGCCTGCCCAGCCACGTGGTCGCCTGCGTCGGCGGGGGCTCCAATGCGATGGGCATCTTCCACGCCTTTGTCGATGATGCGAGCGTCCAGCTCATCGGCGTGGAGGCGGCCGGCGAGGGCCTCGGCAGCGGTCGGCACTCGGCCTCGCTCACGGAAGGTAGGCCCGGCGTGCTGCACGGCACGCTGAGCTATCTGTTGCAGGACGAGAACGGGCAGGTGCACCCCGCGCACAGCGTGAGCGCGGGCCTCGACTATCCGGGCGTGGGTCCCGAGCACTCCTATCTCCGCGACGCGGGCCGCGCCTCGTACGTGTCCGTCACCGACGCCGAGGCGCTCGAGGGGTTCCGCCTCCTGAGCCGGCTCGAAGGCGTGATTCCAGCTCTCGAGACATCGCACGCGGTGGCGTGGATCGACCAGCAGTCGGGGCGCCTCGCGCCTGATGACGCCGTGTTGCTCTGCGTGAGCGGACGCGGCGACAAGGACGTGTCCACGGTTGCCGAGTTGCTCGGGGAGTCGCTGCGCGCATGA